The genome window CGCCTCCTAACGTAATTTCAGGCCCTATTCAAAATAAACGGTAACTGAACCAAGCTCGTAAAAGGCTACGGTAAAAACATCTCCTTTACTAGCATCTAAAGCAGCTGTGACAGCTCCAGAAAGAATTATCTCTCCCGCTTCCAATGCAACACCAAATTCAGCAAGTTTATTCGCTAACCACGCTACAGCAGCTGCAGGATGCCCCCACACAGCAGCACCAGCACCCGTACTCATAACCCTTCCATTCTTCTCCAAAATCATACCTATAAGCCTTAAATCTAAATTTTTAACAGGAACAGCTTTGCTTCCTAAGATAAACCTTGCACTTGAAGCGTTATCTGCTATCGTATCCTCAAGCTTTATCTTCCAATCACGAATTCGACTATCCACTATCTCTATAGCAGGTATAACGAACTCTGTTGCCTTAAGAACATCAGTCATCGTCACCCCTGGTCCTTTCAAGGTATCTCCCAATACGAAAGCGATCTCTCCCTCCACTTTAGGTTGAATAAGATCTTCCCTTTTACATGGCTGACCTTGTAAAATAAGCATATCATCCAAAAGATGACCATAATCAGGCTCTTTAACGCCAAGCAAATCTTGCATAGCTTTACTTGTAAGACCTATTTTCTTACCAATTACCTTCCTACCAAGT of Synergistota bacterium contains these proteins:
- a CDS encoding fumarylacetoacetate hydrolase family protein — protein: MDHREIALKLIEAERKRSPIDPLTSTYQGLSVNDAYKVQLEGVKIKIGLGRKVIGKKIGLTSKAMQDLLGVKEPDYGHLLDDMLILQGQPCKREDLIQPKVEGEIAFVLGDTLKGPGVTMTDVLKATEFVIPAIEIVDSRIRDWKIKLEDTIADNASSARFILGSKAVPVKNLDLRLIGMILEKNGRVMSTGAGAAVWGHPAAAVAWLANKLAEFGVALEAGEIILSGAVTAALDASKGDVFTVAFYELGSVTVYFE